The following proteins are encoded in a genomic region of Garra rufa chromosome 22, GarRuf1.0, whole genome shotgun sequence:
- the foxn2b gene encoding forkhead box protein N2b isoform X2 → MHEYPPGLMGPIIGMSPDKKAESPGAQGVCGAGTLPEAESASSPMATSLDQIGRAGALSVVAGESEDDELTNLNWLHENLLQNFTLGGEAQPINSPLFDIEGGGGSPHSNTASSTSSVSAGSERDPYKSKPPFSFSLLIYMAIEQSPSKSLPVKDIYGWILKHFPYFSSAPTGWKNSVRHNLSLNKCFRKVERSIGKTNGKGSLWCVHPEFRPMLMQALKKQHFPNAHAFCTPPASPPSASSPPHHLFTSEQGCALKDPDDQEGPIDLSRRDLVVVSRDPKQDHNYSSTPVPPCPRQMPLSQPVNFSLALHHDQERGGRSRWPRSPLQSPLLAKRSRRDSRPDVDEELKEAAGSLLHLAGIRTSLVASRRKSRKLSRK, encoded by the exons ACCCTCCTGGTTTGATGGGTCCGATAATCGGGATGTCTCCAGATAAGAAAGCCGAATCTCCTGGAGCGCAGGGAGTGTGTGGAGCTGGGACTTTACCTGAAGCAGAAAGTGCTTCCAGTCCCATGGCTACCAGTCTAGACCAGATTGGTCGGGCTGGAGCATTGAGTGTGGTAGCAGGTGAATCTGAAGATGATGAACTAACAAACCTGAACTGGCTTCATGAGAACTTGCTGCAGAACTTCACGCTCGGAGGCGAGGCACAACCCATCAACAGTCCGTTGTTTGACATCGAGGGAGGCGGTGGGTCGCCGCACAGCAACACCGCCTCGTCCACCTCCTCTGTCTCTGCGGGAAGTGAAAGAGATCCATACAAGTCAAAGCCTCCTTTCTCTTTCTCCTTACTGATATACATGGCTATCGAACAGTCGCCCAGCAAATCTCTCCCAGTAAAGGACATCTACGGCTGGATCCTCAAGCATTTTCCATATTTCTCCAGCGCCCCTACTGGCTGGAAGAACTCAGTGCGTCACAACCTGTCTCTCAATAAGTGCTTCCGCAAAGTAGAGCGAAGCATAGGAAAG ACCAATGGAAAAGGCTCTCTGTGGTGCGTTCACCCCGAGTTCCGGCCCATGCTGATGCAAGCCCTGAAGAAACAGCACTTCCCGAATGCACATGCCTTCTGCACTCCTCCTGCCTCCCCTCCTAG TGCCTCGTCTCCTCCTCATCACCTTTTCACATCAGAGCAGGGCTGTGCCCTAAAAG ACCCCGATGACCAAGAAGGACCCATAGATCTCTCCCGAAGGGACTTGGTGGTTGTGAGTCGAGATCCAAAGCAGGATCACAACTACAGCAGCACCCCTGTCCCGCCCTGTCCACGCCAGATGCCTCTTTCACAGCCAGTCAACTTCAGCCTGGCTCTGCACCATGATCAGGAAAGAGGAGGCCGGTCCCGATGGCCACGCAGCCCGCTGCAGAGTCCACTTTTAGCAAAGAGGAGTAGAAGAGATTCTCGTCCAGACGTGGACGAGGAGCTCAAGGAGGCGGCCGGCTCACTTCTACACCTGGCCGGTATTCGCACCAGTTTAGTCGCCTCAAGACGCAAAAGCAGGAAACTCAGTAGGAAATGA
- the foxn2b gene encoding forkhead box protein N2b isoform X1: MHEYPPGLMGPIIGMSPDKKAESPGAQGVCGAGTLPEAESASSPMATSLDQIGRAGALSVVAGESEDDELTNLNWLHENLLQNFTLGGEAQPINSPLFDIEGGGGSPHSNTASSTSSVSAGSERDPYKSKPPFSFSLLIYMAIEQSPSKSLPVKDIYGWILKHFPYFSSAPTGWKNSVRHNLSLNKCFRKVERSIGKTNGKGSLWCVHPEFRPMLMQALKKQHFPNAHAFCTPPASPPSASSPPHHLFTSEQGCALKECDFDAATAMMLLKSASEQNIDSYPDDQEGPIDLSRRDLVVVSRDPKQDHNYSSTPVPPCPRQMPLSQPVNFSLALHHDQERGGRSRWPRSPLQSPLLAKRSRRDSRPDVDEELKEAAGSLLHLAGIRTSLVASRRKSRKLSRK, from the exons ACCCTCCTGGTTTGATGGGTCCGATAATCGGGATGTCTCCAGATAAGAAAGCCGAATCTCCTGGAGCGCAGGGAGTGTGTGGAGCTGGGACTTTACCTGAAGCAGAAAGTGCTTCCAGTCCCATGGCTACCAGTCTAGACCAGATTGGTCGGGCTGGAGCATTGAGTGTGGTAGCAGGTGAATCTGAAGATGATGAACTAACAAACCTGAACTGGCTTCATGAGAACTTGCTGCAGAACTTCACGCTCGGAGGCGAGGCACAACCCATCAACAGTCCGTTGTTTGACATCGAGGGAGGCGGTGGGTCGCCGCACAGCAACACCGCCTCGTCCACCTCCTCTGTCTCTGCGGGAAGTGAAAGAGATCCATACAAGTCAAAGCCTCCTTTCTCTTTCTCCTTACTGATATACATGGCTATCGAACAGTCGCCCAGCAAATCTCTCCCAGTAAAGGACATCTACGGCTGGATCCTCAAGCATTTTCCATATTTCTCCAGCGCCCCTACTGGCTGGAAGAACTCAGTGCGTCACAACCTGTCTCTCAATAAGTGCTTCCGCAAAGTAGAGCGAAGCATAGGAAAG ACCAATGGAAAAGGCTCTCTGTGGTGCGTTCACCCCGAGTTCCGGCCCATGCTGATGCAAGCCCTGAAGAAACAGCACTTCCCGAATGCACATGCCTTCTGCACTCCTCCTGCCTCCCCTCCTAG TGCCTCGTCTCCTCCTCATCACCTTTTCACATCAGAGCAGGGCTGTGCCCTAAAAG AATGTGATTTTGATGCTGCCACTGCCATGATGCTGTTAAAGTCTGCCTCTGAGCAGAACATTGACTCAT ACCCCGATGACCAAGAAGGACCCATAGATCTCTCCCGAAGGGACTTGGTGGTTGTGAGTCGAGATCCAAAGCAGGATCACAACTACAGCAGCACCCCTGTCCCGCCCTGTCCACGCCAGATGCCTCTTTCACAGCCAGTCAACTTCAGCCTGGCTCTGCACCATGATCAGGAAAGAGGAGGCCGGTCCCGATGGCCACGCAGCCCGCTGCAGAGTCCACTTTTAGCAAAGAGGAGTAGAAGAGATTCTCGTCCAGACGTGGACGAGGAGCTCAAGGAGGCGGCCGGCTCACTTCTACACCTGGCCGGTATTCGCACCAGTTTAGTCGCCTCAAGACGCAAAAGCAGGAAACTCAGTAGGAAATGA